Proteins from one Hydrogenivirga caldilitoris genomic window:
- the erpA gene encoding iron-sulfur cluster insertion protein ErpA: MQEQQTTMVFRVSEKAAEEILKVAQENNIENPILRVRVVPGGCSGFQYAMGFDDTIEEGDHVFEQGGVKVVIDAFSMPYVNGAELDYVVDFMGGGFTIRNPNASGGCGCGSSFSCG; this comes from the coding sequence ATGCAAGAGCAGCAGACAACTATGGTGTTTAGGGTTAGCGAAAAGGCAGCCGAGGAGATACTCAAGGTTGCTCAGGAAAACAACATAGAGAATCCTATTCTCAGGGTAAGAGTTGTCCCTGGGGGATGCTCAGGATTTCAGTATGCTATGGGATTTGATGACACCATTGAAGAGGGAGACCACGTCTTTGAACAGGGTGGAGTTAAGGTAGTTATAGATGCCTTCTCTATGCCCTACGTAAACGGTGCGGAACTGGACTACGTGGTTGACTTCATGGGTGGTGGATTCACCATAAGGAATCCCAACGCCTCTGGTGGATGTGGCTGCGGAAGCTCATTCAGCTGCGGCTGA
- a CDS encoding LapA family protein, with product MKGLIFILLFLILFGVSLYFFLMNSGQNVELVLWGNTRTPSLPVGLIVLISFFLGFILGMLFFPLTYVIKKLSS from the coding sequence ATGAAAGGTCTAATATTTATACTGCTGTTCCTCATATTGTTTGGTGTATCCCTATACTTCTTTCTGATGAACTCCGGTCAGAATGTTGAGTTGGTTCTGTGGGGAAATACAAGAACCCCGTCCTTACCTGTGGGTCTTATCGTTCTGATTTCCTTTTTCTTGGGTTTTATACTGGGAATGCTCTTCTTTCCCTTGACTTACGTCATAAAGAAGCTATCTTCATGA
- the pdxA gene encoding 4-hydroxythreonine-4-phosphate dehydrogenase PdxA encodes MEPSTVNKVGITIGDPAGIGPELIIKLYKHFKEDAAYLIYGEEKTLLEARALLGVAFDYLKVNSAQEVDNPGVYILDMNILEKPVPQPSISSGKVAVAYLARAVVDAVYGNIDGLLTMPINKFWASRAGFSYEGQTEYLAQATNTKEYAMVMYSEEVKVVLLTTHIPVSEVPRKVKRENVSSKLNLIFREFKRLFGYEPKVGVLGLNPHAGELGEIGKEDMEEILPVVEEFKKKGFKVEGPLVPDTAFLKREDYDLFLCMYHDQGLIPFKLLAFEEGVNLTVGIPFPRTSPDHGTAYDIAWKGLAKENPSLKALELLEKLIHNLKA; translated from the coding sequence GTGGAGCCGAGTACAGTGAATAAGGTGGGTATAACCATTGGAGACCCGGCTGGAATAGGTCCGGAGTTGATAATCAAGCTGTATAAACACTTCAAGGAGGATGCAGCTTACCTTATATACGGTGAGGAGAAGACGCTTCTTGAGGCAAGAGCTCTCTTGGGCGTAGCGTTTGACTACCTGAAGGTAAATTCCGCTCAGGAAGTGGACAATCCTGGAGTTTACATCCTGGATATGAACATACTTGAGAAACCTGTGCCTCAGCCTTCTATTAGTTCCGGGAAGGTTGCGGTGGCATACCTTGCGAGAGCTGTTGTTGACGCAGTGTACGGGAACATAGATGGGCTTCTTACCATGCCTATAAACAAGTTCTGGGCAAGTAGAGCCGGATTCAGCTACGAAGGGCAGACTGAGTATCTGGCTCAGGCTACAAACACTAAAGAGTACGCTATGGTTATGTACTCAGAGGAGGTAAAGGTCGTTCTCCTTACCACCCATATACCTGTAAGTGAAGTTCCCAGAAAGGTTAAGAGAGAAAACGTATCCTCAAAGCTAAACCTTATATTCAGGGAATTCAAGAGATTGTTCGGGTACGAGCCAAAGGTAGGTGTTCTGGGATTGAACCCCCACGCAGGGGAGCTTGGAGAGATAGGAAAGGAAGATATGGAGGAGATACTTCCGGTGGTTGAAGAGTTTAAGAAGAAAGGCTTTAAGGTTGAAGGACCTCTGGTTCCGGACACAGCCTTTCTTAAGAGAGAGGACTATGACCTCTTCCTATGCATGTACCATGACCAGGGACTTATTCCCTTTAAGCTTTTAGCCTTTGAAGAAGGTGTTAACCTCACCGTAGGAATTCCGTTCCCGAGAACTTCGCCGGACCACGGGACCGCTTACGATATAGCGTGGAAGGGTCTGGCTAAGGAAAACCCAAGTCTGAAAGCCCTTGAACTTCTTGAGAAATTGATACACAATCTTAAAGCATGA
- a CDS encoding 6-pyruvoyl trahydropterin synthase family protein, protein MPWTIRVKRKFNAAHFLTDYHGSPEPLHGHTWGVEVYLEAYELDKGGMGIDFVEIDNFLKDLLPDYKLLNELFDFSPSAENLAMWLYKKVKERYPTLKKVVVWETENCGAEYSE, encoded by the coding sequence ATGCCGTGGACGATAAGGGTAAAGAGGAAGTTTAACGCAGCACATTTTCTAACGGACTACCACGGAAGTCCCGAGCCCTTGCACGGGCACACGTGGGGGGTTGAGGTTTATCTGGAGGCTTATGAGCTTGATAAAGGCGGTATGGGGATAGACTTTGTTGAAATAGACAACTTCCTTAAGGACCTCCTCCCTGACTATAAACTCCTGAATGAGCTTTTTGACTTCTCTCCCAGTGCAGAGAATCTTGCGATGTGGCTCTACAAGAAGGTAAAGGAGAGGTATCCTACCCTTAAAAAGGTTGTGGTATGGGAGACAGAAAATTGTGGAGCCGAGTACAGTGAATAA
- a CDS encoding GGDEF domain-containing protein, whose product MIKILIYEAFLLLIVMAALLFVAWKNKGIKELLWFFGGLLAVTLSRVYIFWGSEALVPFFYITTAVGYFMIAISVIKLAGYLRSVKVLEHTAFYDPLTKAYNRNFIEEYIKEEVKKASRLKEQFCILLVDLNDFKQVNDRYGHNAGDLVLKMVVQELRHKLREYDMIARWGGDEFLIILPAEKEANILEIANRLVSDFSVKYEDINVTLSVGYACFPNDGSDLHRLIDVADSRMYRSKSIFKEVRKYAVDDKGKEEV is encoded by the coding sequence ATGATTAAAATCCTTATTTACGAAGCTTTTCTTCTCCTTATAGTTATGGCAGCTCTGCTCTTCGTAGCCTGGAAAAACAAAGGCATAAAGGAGCTCCTGTGGTTTTTTGGAGGGTTGCTCGCTGTCACACTGTCAAGGGTGTACATATTCTGGGGAAGTGAAGCTCTCGTCCCTTTCTTTTACATTACCACAGCCGTTGGATACTTCATGATAGCCATATCGGTCATAAAGCTTGCCGGCTATCTGAGGTCGGTGAAAGTCCTTGAGCATACAGCCTTCTATGACCCGCTTACGAAAGCTTACAACAGGAACTTCATAGAGGAGTATATAAAGGAAGAGGTTAAAAAAGCCAGCAGGTTGAAGGAGCAGTTCTGTATATTACTGGTTGACCTGAACGACTTCAAACAGGTGAACGACAGGTACGGGCATAACGCTGGAGACTTGGTTCTTAAGATGGTGGTTCAGGAGCTCAGGCACAAGCTAAGGGAGTACGACATGATAGCGAGATGGGGCGGTGACGAGTTTCTTATAATCCTTCCTGCCGAAAAAGAGGCTAACATACTGGAGATAGCTAACAGACTTGTGAGTGATTTCTCCGTTAAGTATGAGGATATAAACGTAACCTTGAGTGTAGGCTACGCTTGTTTCCCTAACGATGGTTCGGACCTACATAGGCTCATAGATGTGGCGGACAGCAGGATGTACAGGTCAAAAAGCATATTTAAAGAGGTTCGCAAATATGCCGTGGACGATAAGGGTAAAGAGGAAGTTTAA
- a CDS encoding PHP domain-containing protein encodes MIEIVLLVLALFMGLSLWFFAFPVRFVKDVSPNAPLMEPPDVFVYSYVLHIHTQFSYDSLGKPEDVIRAREEAGIDYVIVTDHGNDHIKNFADDKLIAGKEIKLNDDKGNLQGDLLEIGDLKVIAHHFRGKYRWKLEKTRDYLFELVDLRDALLENKLKLILYLFIGFLLYPILGRRIISNYTKLINTELYVERYFKEGWLCKVVGGLDHHVKLYLREVKKRLMVPSYELSFSVMRNFVTSRTPIESGKDLLKSIKEGINLISFSSKPSFVWIEENSINVYSPFNNTYVVLISRYGDKRESIGSNAKFSHLEGGFYIVLGYTYALKVGRLLFGVKPLFVSDLLEVC; translated from the coding sequence ATGATAGAAATTGTCCTACTGGTATTAGCTCTTTTTATGGGTTTGTCCCTGTGGTTTTTTGCCTTTCCTGTGAGGTTTGTTAAGGATGTTTCACCTAATGCCCCATTGATGGAGCCTCCCGATGTGTTCGTGTACTCCTATGTCCTCCATATTCATACTCAGTTTTCTTACGATTCCCTTGGGAAGCCTGAGGATGTGATAAGGGCAAGGGAGGAGGCGGGGATAGATTACGTCATAGTAACCGACCACGGGAACGACCATATAAAAAACTTTGCCGATGACAAACTTATAGCGGGAAAGGAGATAAAACTTAACGATGATAAGGGTAACCTCCAGGGAGACCTCCTTGAGATCGGGGACCTGAAGGTTATAGCCCACCATTTCAGGGGTAAGTACAGGTGGAAGCTGGAGAAAACCAGGGACTATCTCTTTGAGCTTGTAGATTTGAGAGATGCACTCCTTGAAAACAAGCTCAAACTTATACTCTATCTCTTTATAGGCTTCCTCCTGTATCCTATCCTTGGTAGAAGAATCATCAGCAACTATACTAAGTTGATAAACACTGAGCTTTACGTGGAAAGGTATTTTAAGGAGGGCTGGCTCTGTAAGGTTGTGGGAGGTTTAGACCATCACGTGAAGCTTTACCTTAGAGAGGTTAAGAAAAGACTCATGGTACCTTCCTACGAGCTTTCCTTCTCAGTTATGAGAAATTTCGTTACCAGTAGAACACCTATAGAAAGCGGGAAAGACTTGCTAAAGTCTATAAAGGAAGGAATTAACCTGATATCCTTTTCCAGTAAACCCTCCTTTGTCTGGATTGAAGAGAATTCCATCAACGTTTACTCACCCTTTAACAACACCTATGTAGTTCTGATCTCCAGGTACGGGGATAAAAGGGAGTCTATAGGCTCAAATGCGAAATTTTCTCACTTGGAGGGTGGTTTTTATATAGTTTTGGGATATACTTATGCTTTAAAGGTCGGGAGGTTGCTGTTTGGGGTTAAGCCCTTGTTTGTCTCCGATTTGTTGGAGGTTTGTTGA
- the trpS gene encoding tryptophan--tRNA ligase: protein MRIVSGMRPTGKLHLGHYFGVIKNWTELQQEHETFFFIADWHALTTAYKKTNELQRNIREVMLDWLALGLDPEKSILFIQSKVKEHAELHLLFSMITPKSWLEWNPTYKDMKYNLLRLQDIALQFRGGLRDVVREFINMIPYKVEDFERFEEHLLDNLADAFIAALFEGEIEPELLKNLNVSKRDFYETDTYGFLGYPVLQAADILIYKGQGVPVGEDQLPHIELTREIARRFNYLYGEVFPEPEALLTETPKVPGTDGRKMSKSYNNAIFFADSKEEVQFKVMKMFTDPQKLRKNDPGRPEICPVFMYHKLFTKDRGKIEQIDRDCRSGKLGCVDCKKFMLEGLEEFLSPVREKREEIKKNIKKVEEVFIEGSVRARNSAQETMAEVREAMNLK from the coding sequence ATGCGTATAGTCAGCGGAATGAGACCCACCGGAAAGCTCCACCTCGGGCATTACTTTGGCGTTATAAAGAACTGGACAGAGCTTCAGCAGGAGCACGAAACCTTCTTCTTCATAGCGGACTGGCATGCCTTAACCACAGCATACAAGAAGACCAACGAGCTTCAGAGGAACATTAGAGAGGTTATGTTAGACTGGCTCGCCCTCGGTCTTGACCCTGAAAAGAGCATCCTATTCATTCAGTCAAAGGTAAAGGAGCACGCTGAGCTCCACCTGCTCTTTTCCATGATTACCCCCAAAAGCTGGCTTGAATGGAACCCGACCTACAAGGATATGAAGTACAACCTCTTGAGGCTTCAGGACATAGCTCTCCAGTTCAGGGGAGGGCTCAGGGACGTGGTTAGGGAGTTCATAAACATGATTCCCTACAAGGTTGAGGACTTTGAGAGGTTTGAAGAACACCTCCTTGATAACCTCGCCGACGCCTTCATAGCCGCCCTATTTGAGGGAGAGATAGAACCTGAACTCCTCAAAAATCTCAACGTCTCCAAGAGGGACTTCTACGAGACGGATACCTACGGCTTTTTGGGATACCCTGTCCTTCAGGCGGCTGACATACTCATATACAAAGGTCAGGGAGTTCCTGTCGGTGAGGATCAGCTCCCCCACATAGAGCTAACCCGTGAGATAGCGAGGAGGTTCAACTACCTCTACGGGGAGGTATTCCCCGAGCCGGAGGCTTTACTCACAGAGACTCCGAAGGTTCCCGGAACGGACGGCAGGAAGATGAGCAAGTCCTACAACAACGCCATATTCTTTGCCGACAGTAAGGAGGAAGTTCAGTTCAAGGTAATGAAGATGTTCACCGACCCTCAGAAGCTGAGGAAGAACGACCCCGGAAGACCGGAGATATGCCCCGTCTTCATGTATCATAAACTCTTCACAAAGGACAGGGGAAAGATAGAGCAGATAGATAGGGACTGTAGAAGTGGAAAGCTCGGATGTGTGGACTGTAAAAAATTCATGCTTGAGGGTCTTGAGGAGTTTCTGTCCCCTGTGAGGGAAAAAAGAGAAGAGATAAAGAAAAACATAAAGAAGGTGGAAGAGGTGTTCATAGAGGGTTCTGTGAGGGCGAGGAATTCCGCCCAAGAGACTATGGCAGAAGTTAGGGAAGCCATGAACCTCAAATGA
- a CDS encoding dihydroorotate dehydrogenase gives MQANPTLSITLFGITFKNPVWVASGTFGYGLEAREIYDVSKLGAVVTKGISLRPRLGNEPPRIVETPCGMLNSIGLQNPGVEKFLKELYPEIEKIDTHFIANVFGETEEEYVEVCLALEDAPKIVAYELNVSCPNVKKGGIVFGHDPAVLGNLVENTKKRIKKPLLVKLSPNVTDVTEFAKVCIDSGADGLVLINTLLGMRINIYKERPELSTKTGGLSGPAILPIAVRMIWQTYERYGSAVPIIGVGGITTHEDALEHIYAGASAVQVGTANFYDPLSPLKVIEGIGSFMKEKNIEKFTQLVGRAHRLDIKG, from the coding sequence ATGCAGGCAAATCCCACCCTCTCCATAACCCTCTTCGGAATAACCTTCAAAAACCCGGTATGGGTTGCGAGCGGAACCTTCGGTTACGGACTGGAGGCGAGAGAGATATACGACGTTTCAAAGCTCGGAGCCGTAGTTACGAAAGGAATATCCCTAAGACCCCGCCTTGGAAACGAGCCTCCGAGGATAGTGGAGACCCCCTGCGGGATGCTCAACTCCATAGGGCTCCAGAACCCGGGCGTGGAGAAGTTTCTGAAGGAGCTATACCCCGAGATTGAGAAGATAGACACCCACTTCATAGCCAACGTCTTTGGGGAGACTGAGGAGGAGTACGTTGAGGTCTGCCTGGCTTTAGAGGATGCACCCAAGATAGTGGCTTACGAGCTTAACGTCTCCTGCCCCAACGTTAAGAAGGGAGGTATCGTGTTCGGGCATGACCCTGCTGTCTTGGGAAACCTCGTTGAGAACACAAAGAAGCGCATAAAGAAACCCCTCCTCGTGAAGCTCTCACCAAACGTCACGGACGTTACGGAGTTCGCAAAGGTATGTATAGACTCTGGAGCCGATGGACTCGTCCTGATAAACACGCTCTTGGGGATGAGGATAAACATTTACAAGGAGAGGCCGGAGCTTTCTACCAAAACTGGGGGACTTTCGGGACCTGCCATACTCCCCATAGCGGTACGTATGATATGGCAGACCTATGAAAGGTACGGCTCCGCCGTCCCGATAATAGGGGTGGGAGGGATAACGACCCATGAGGATGCCTTGGAACATATTTACGCCGGCGCTTCGGCGGTTCAAGTTGGAACGGCTAACTTTTATGACCCATTATCGCCTCTGAAAGTTATTGAGGGAATTGGAAGCTTTATGAAGGAGAAAAATATAGAAAAGTTTACCCAGCTTGTAGGAAGAGCACACCGTCTGGATATAAAAGGCTAA
- the queC gene encoding 7-cyano-7-deazaguanine synthase QueC, translating into MNKVIVLLSGGMDSATLLWLAKRDFNKVWAISFDYGQRHRVELKYAKELASIAGVEEHIIVDTPIYRSIKGSALIDESVDVPSGEYPENEPPITTVPMRNLNFLAIAAAFADAYEIDHIGIGVHALDTPYPDCRPEFITSAEAAINAGSVLTAKRKLRIHVWAPFLGMTKRDIALLGKELGVPYEKTYSCYRGTEPPCGECPTCRQRKEALKGILP; encoded by the coding sequence ATGAATAAAGTTATAGTTCTCCTTTCGGGTGGCATGGACTCAGCTACGCTTCTGTGGCTTGCCAAGAGAGACTTTAATAAAGTATGGGCTATCTCCTTTGATTACGGGCAGAGGCACAGGGTGGAGCTAAAGTACGCCAAGGAACTCGCTTCTATCGCCGGTGTGGAGGAGCACATAATAGTTGATACGCCTATATACAGGAGCATAAAGGGAAGCGCTCTTATAGACGAGTCCGTTGATGTCCCGTCCGGTGAGTATCCTGAGAACGAACCTCCTATAACCACGGTTCCCATGAGGAATCTGAACTTCCTGGCAATAGCCGCCGCCTTTGCCGACGCTTACGAAATAGACCATATAGGTATAGGAGTCCACGCCTTAGACACCCCCTACCCCGACTGCAGACCGGAATTCATAACTTCGGCGGAAGCGGCAATAAACGCTGGCTCAGTCCTTACGGCTAAGAGGAAGCTGAGGATTCACGTCTGGGCACCCTTCTTAGGTATGACCAAGAGGGATATAGCCCTGCTCGGCAAAGAACTCGGAGTTCCCTACGAGAAAACTTACTCCTGCTACAGGGGAACGGAACCTCCCTGCGGTGAGTGTCCCACCTGCAGACAGAGAAAAGAAGCCCTGAAGGGAATACTCCCTTAA
- a CDS encoding GspE/PulE family protein, whose amino-acid sequence MNILREYRLIPKEEENGVLKLLVPRSFKEEVIEEIRFRTGKDIELIILPEDEFAKELQERLSAEEIRVESGEEEKREGLDLLLAQDDSPAVSLVNQVLIKASTVGASDIHFEPYEDEAVVRLRMDGVLHDILKVPTSTYQNVVSRIKVMSNLNVAERRVPQDGRIRVKIGSKDLDIRVSVVPTVFGERVVLRLLDKTGSLLTLEQLGLSEEDRRKVERLAKKPYGIVLVTGPTGAGKSTTLYAMLLYVKDPKKNIITIEDPVEYQIKGISQIQVNPKVGLTFASGLRSVLRQDPDIIMVGEIRDSETADIAVHAALTGHLVLSTLHTNDAPSAVTRLADMEIEPFLIASSLEGVIAQRLVRRICDSCKEPYKPEGEELRELGIKEYEGEFFRGRGCERCLGTGYRGRVGIFEVLEMDDELKALIIKSQDSNDIKRLARQKGYRTMLEDGIEKVKKGVTTSSELISVVKS is encoded by the coding sequence ATGAACATACTCAGGGAATACAGACTTATACCTAAGGAAGAAGAGAACGGAGTTCTTAAACTCCTTGTCCCAAGGTCTTTTAAAGAGGAGGTTATTGAAGAGATAAGGTTCAGAACAGGGAAAGACATTGAACTTATAATCCTTCCCGAAGACGAGTTCGCCAAGGAGCTTCAGGAAAGACTTTCAGCAGAAGAGATAAGGGTAGAGAGTGGGGAAGAAGAGAAGAGGGAAGGCTTAGACCTTTTACTGGCTCAGGACGATAGCCCCGCTGTAAGCCTTGTAAACCAAGTTCTGATAAAAGCCTCAACGGTAGGTGCCTCGGATATACACTTTGAGCCTTATGAAGACGAAGCGGTGGTGAGGCTGAGAATGGACGGTGTCCTCCACGATATACTTAAGGTCCCAACTTCCACCTACCAGAATGTAGTCTCAAGGATAAAAGTCATGTCAAACTTAAATGTTGCAGAGAGAAGGGTTCCGCAGGATGGACGCATTCGCGTAAAGATAGGCAGCAAGGATCTTGATATAAGGGTATCGGTAGTACCCACCGTATTCGGGGAGAGGGTTGTCCTGAGGCTCCTTGATAAAACCGGTTCACTTCTTACCCTTGAACAGCTCGGTCTGTCTGAGGAGGATAGGAGAAAGGTGGAGAGACTTGCCAAGAAACCTTACGGTATAGTATTGGTGACGGGTCCAACGGGAGCAGGAAAGTCAACAACCCTCTATGCTATGCTCCTTTACGTAAAGGACCCCAAGAAGAACATAATCACGATAGAAGACCCTGTGGAATATCAGATAAAGGGAATAAGCCAGATACAGGTGAACCCAAAGGTTGGTCTGACCTTTGCCAGCGGTCTTCGTTCTGTTCTAAGACAGGACCCGGACATAATAATGGTCGGGGAGATAAGGGATTCGGAAACGGCGGACATAGCAGTTCACGCTGCCCTGACGGGGCACCTTGTTCTATCAACACTTCATACCAACGATGCACCCTCTGCCGTAACCAGACTTGCAGACATGGAGATAGAACCTTTCCTGATCGCTAGCTCCTTAGAAGGGGTGATAGCCCAGAGACTGGTCAGGCGTATATGTGACAGCTGCAAGGAGCCTTACAAACCTGAGGGTGAAGAACTCAGGGAACTTGGAATAAAGGAATACGAAGGTGAGTTTTTCAGAGGAAGAGGCTGTGAAAGGTGCCTTGGAACAGGTTACAGGGGAAGGGTTGGCATATTTGAAGTTCTTGAGATGGACGATGAATTGAAAGCCTTAATAATAAAATCACAGGACTCAAACGACATAAAGAGGCTTGCAAGGCAAAAGGGCTACAGAACTATGCTTGAAGATGGCATAGAGAAGGTTAAGAAAGGGGTAACAACCTCAAGTGAGCTGATAAGTGTGGTCAAGAGCTAA
- a CDS encoding HAMP domain-containing protein yields MSGKSVIKKIMSIVILGSVMGAAFVGMLTYFALVQGGVKDDLALRYSVGLAVFMELLWLVGPILGIKLMIEKLILSKINHITELMDKVSTGEVDVSVEVKGNDEIAQLAEAFEKIRLSIKALYEMVE; encoded by the coding sequence ATGAGCGGAAAGAGCGTTATCAAGAAGATAATGTCTATTGTAATTTTGGGCTCTGTTATGGGAGCCGCTTTTGTGGGTATGCTTACCTATTTTGCCCTCGTTCAGGGCGGGGTTAAGGACGATTTGGCTCTGAGATACTCGGTTGGTTTGGCTGTCTTTATGGAGTTGCTCTGGCTTGTTGGACCCATACTTGGGATAAAGTTGATGATAGAGAAGCTTATACTGTCAAAGATAAACCATATTACGGAGTTGATGGATAAGGTGAGCACAGGAGAGGTGGACGTCAGTGTTGAGGTAAAAGGTAACGATGAGATAGCCCAGCTTGCTGAAGCCTTTGAGAAAATCAGGCTTAGCATAAAGGCTCTCTATGAAATGGTAGAATGA
- a CDS encoding HAMP domain-containing protein, translated as MTVLDKISLIVLGGAVAGAAITTFALYFVLVLAGVPQEEATGRALIYGALIGVSFLVPVYVIRVLIDKYIMSRVKNITEVILRITEGDVDAKVNIDSDDEIGRMAEAFERMRRSLKLLMSKVEKR; from the coding sequence ATGACCGTCCTTGATAAGATTTCCCTTATAGTTCTTGGAGGAGCAGTTGCTGGCGCTGCCATTACAACCTTTGCTCTTTATTTTGTGCTTGTTCTGGCTGGTGTGCCCCAAGAAGAAGCCACTGGAAGAGCCCTCATTTACGGAGCACTTATAGGAGTTTCTTTTCTTGTTCCCGTCTATGTTATAAGGGTCCTTATAGATAAGTACATTATGAGCAGAGTTAAGAACATAACCGAGGTGATACTAAGGATAACCGAGGGAGATGTGGATGCTAAGGTGAACATAGACTCAGACGATGAAATAGGCAGGATGGCGGAAGCCTTTGAGCGTATGAGGAGGAGTCTGAAGTTACTCATGTCAAAGGTAGAGAAAAGATGA
- the fsa gene encoding fructose-6-phosphate aldolase: MKFFLDTADINEIKTANSWGILDGVTTNPTLVSKTGRPFKEVVKEILEEVDGPVSLETVSLDAEGMVKEGRLLAELGENVVVKIPMTPEGMKAVQVLESEGIPTNVTLVFSPMQALIAAKAGASYVSPFVGRLDDISGEGMKLIREIKEIFYNYEMDTEIIVASIRHPMHVLEAALIGADICTMPFAVLEKLFKHPLTDKGIELFLKDWEKVPEKPF, encoded by the coding sequence ATGAAGTTTTTCCTGGACACGGCAGATATAAACGAGATAAAGACAGCAAACAGCTGGGGTATACTTGACGGAGTTACCACAAACCCCACCCTGGTCTCCAAGACAGGGAGACCCTTTAAAGAGGTTGTAAAGGAGATTCTTGAAGAGGTAGATGGACCTGTAAGCCTGGAAACCGTTTCCCTGGATGCGGAAGGTATGGTTAAGGAGGGAAGGCTCCTTGCTGAGCTTGGGGAGAACGTGGTAGTGAAGATACCCATGACACCTGAGGGTATGAAAGCTGTCCAGGTGTTGGAATCGGAAGGCATCCCAACCAACGTAACTCTTGTCTTTTCGCCTATGCAGGCGCTGATAGCTGCAAAGGCTGGAGCTTCTTACGTTTCCCCCTTTGTGGGAAGGCTTGACGATATTTCCGGAGAAGGTATGAAGCTGATAAGGGAGATAAAGGAGATTTTCTATAACTACGAGATGGACACCGAGATAATAGTTGCAAGCATAAGGCATCCTATGCACGTCCTTGAAGCAGCTCTGATAGGAGCGGATATCTGCACTATGCCCTTTGCGGTTCTTGAGAAGCTCTTCAAACATCCTCTAACCGATAAAGGCATAGAGCTATTCCTCAAAGACTGGGAAAAGGTTCCAGAAAAGCCCTTTTAA
- a CDS encoding thioredoxin family protein yields MEFLKIFLIGVAGTLILLLGLQLFARWRTKKLVGRDIPKKLGRDVVLYFYSPGCGACRKMEPVIEKLSKSTKVKRIDVSQREGLELAKQFGILGTPTTLVVKEGKVIKVFLGAQKEDKLFQEVKA; encoded by the coding sequence ATGGAGTTCTTGAAGATATTCCTTATTGGTGTTGCAGGGACTTTAATCCTCCTTTTAGGTTTGCAACTCTTTGCCAGATGGAGAACAAAGAAGCTTGTGGGAAGGGATATACCCAAAAAGCTGGGCAGAGACGTCGTCCTATACTTCTACTCTCCCGGCTGCGGAGCCTGTAGAAAGATGGAGCCTGTAATTGAGAAACTGTCAAAGAGCACAAAGGTTAAAAGGATAGATGTCTCTCAGAGGGAGGGTCTTGAACTTGCCAAGCAGTTCGGTATACTTGGAACACCCACAACGTTGGTGGTCAAAGAGGGGAAGGTAATCAAGGTGTTTCTTGGGGCTCAGAAGGAGGATAAACTTTTTCAGGAGGTGAAAGCATGA
- a CDS encoding pseudouridine synthase, with protein MLIRLNRYLSMCGVTSRRKADQLIKEGRVKVNGEVVKDLGLKIDPDTDKVEVDGKELKPPKKVYVILNKPCCYLTQLGRTQGGKKTIEELIKDIPQRVYPVGRLDYNTEGLLLLTNDGELAHRVLHPRYKLPKVYLALVRGKVSKNALRKMKQGVELEDGFAKPDDLRIVRYEGENTLLEIVFHEGRKHIVKRFLAAFKHPVLKLKRVALGPLKLGKLPTGKWRELTQRELRQLLSAVGLKYSD; from the coding sequence ATGCTAATTCGTCTAAACCGTTACCTCTCCATGTGCGGGGTTACCTCCCGCCGAAAGGCTGACCAGCTCATAAAGGAGGGTAGGGTAAAGGTAAACGGGGAAGTGGTCAAGGACCTTGGGCTGAAGATAGACCCTGATACAGATAAGGTTGAGGTTGACGGAAAAGAGTTAAAGCCCCCGAAGAAGGTTTATGTAATACTGAACAAGCCCTGCTGCTATTTAACCCAGCTCGGAAGAACTCAAGGTGGGAAGAAGACAATAGAAGAGCTTATAAAGGATATCCCCCAGAGGGTGTATCCTGTCGGCAGGCTTGATTACAATACAGAGGGACTGTTGTTGCTCACCAACGACGGAGAGCTTGCTCACAGGGTTTTACATCCAAGGTACAAACTACCTAAGGTGTATCTTGCCCTTGTCAGGGGGAAGGTATCTAAGAACGCTTTAAGAAAGATGAAACAAGGTGTGGAACTTGAGGACGGGTTTGCTAAACCTGACGACCTTCGCATAGTTAGGTATGAGGGAGAAAACACCTTGCTTGAGATAGTGTTCCATGAGGGAAGGAAGCATATAGTTAAGCGTTTCCTTGCCGCCTTTAAGCATCCTGTCCTGAAGCTAAAGAGGGTAGCCCTTGGACCTCTGAAGCTTGGAAAGTTACCCACCGGTAAGTGGAGGGAGCTCACCCAGAGAGAACTCAGACAGCTTCTCTCAGCAGTTGGTTTAAAATATTCAGACTGA